The Sinorhizobium fredii genome contains the following window.
GGCGGATCACCTTCGGCAAGGATGTCCTGCTGCCCCATTCGCCGGTCGCCGAAAAGCATGTCGGCGGCAATGGCATGACGGTCGCCGAACTCTGCGACGCCGCGGTCACCATCAGCGATAATGCGGCCGCCAACCTGATGCTCGAAAGCTTCGGCGGCCCGGCCGGGCTGACCTCCTGGCTGCGGTCGATCGGCGACGGGACGACGCGCCTCGACCGAACCGAGCCGGATCTCAACGAAGCCAAATTCGGCGATCCGCGCGATACAACGACGCCGGTCGCGATGCTCGAGACCATCGGAAAGCTTGCCTTCGGATCGGTCCTGGCGGAGAGCTCGCGTCGACAACTCGTCGAATGGATGGTCGCCAACACGACCGGCGACGCGCGGCTTCGTGCCGGACTGCCGAAGGATTGGCAGATCGGTGACAAGACCGGCACGAGTTCGACCGGCGCAGTCTCCGATATCGGCTTTGCGGTGCCCAAGGGGCGCGGCCCGATCCTCATCACCGTCTATACCGGCGAAGCGAAGGTGGAGCCGGCAGAGCTCAATCCGTTGTTCGCCGAAGTCGGCAAAATTGTCGCCGGCATGGTCTGAGCGCTTCAGCAGGCGGGCCGCCGATGACCATCAGGGCAGCGTATAGGCGATCACATAGTCGCCCGGCTTGGTCCCGACCGAGCCGTGCCCGCCTGCGACCATCAGCAGATACTGCTTGTCGCCGACCATATAGGTCATCGGCGTCGCCTGGCCGCCGGCCGGCAGCCGCGCCTCCCAGAGCTGGTCGCCGGTGGTGACGTCATAGGCTCTCAGGAAATTGTCGACCGTGGCGCCGAGAAAGGCGACGCCGCCCTTGGTGATGATCGGTCCGCCGATGCCCGGCACGCCGAGCCTGAAGGGAAGCGGCAGCGGCGTCATGTCGTAGACCGTGCCGTTCTTGTGCTTGTAGGCGATCTTGCCGGTCCGGAGGTCGGCACCCGCGACATAGCCCCAGGGCGGCGCCTGGCAGGGAATCCGCAAGGGACCGAGGAACGGACCCATATAGACGCCGTAGGGTGCTCCCTCGTTGCGGTTCAGCCCTTGCTCGCTGCCCTTTTCGCCTTCGCCCTTCGGCGGGATTTCCTCGCGCGGCACGAGCCGCGAGGTGAATGCGAGATAGGTTGGCATTCCGAACATCACCTGGCGCTCCGGGTCGACGGCGACCGAGCCCCAGTTGAAGGTGCCGAAATTGCCCGGATAGACGAGCGTTCCTTCGAGCGAGGGGGGCGTGTAGCGGCCCTCGTATTTCAACGAGAGGAACTCGATCCGGCAGGCGAGCTGGTCGAACATGGTAATTCCCCACATGTCGCGCTCCTGAAGCGGCGGCGGCATAAAGGTGAGTCCGGAGACCGGCTGGGTCGGCGCGGTGAAATCCTCCGCGATCGCGCCGCCGGGGGCGGGCACCTCCTCCACCGGAATGATCGGTTCTCCGCTGCGCCGGTCGAGCACATAGATGTCGCCCTGCTTGGTCGGCCCGACAAGCGCCGGCACGACGCTCCCGTCTTCCCTGGTGATGTCGAGGAGGGCCGGTTGCGCCGGCACGTCCATGTCCCAGAGGTCGTGATGCACCGTCTGCCTGACCCAGCGCACCGCGCCCGTGTTGATGTCCAGCGCGACGATCGAGGAGGAGTATTTCTCCACATGCTCGCTCCGCCCCATGCCGAGTTGATCGGGAACCTGATTGCCGAGCGGGACATAGATCAGCCCGAGAGCCTCGTCGACGGAGGAGACCGACCAGCTGTTCGGCGAATTGGTCGTGTAGAACTGGCCGGGCGGCAGCGGCGCCGTCTGATCGGGGTTGCCGCTGTCCCAGTTCCAGATAAGCGCCCCGGTCTTGATGTCGAAGGCGCGGATGACGCCGGACTGTTCCTGGGTCGAGTAATTGTCGTTGACGGCGCCGCCGACGATAAGCTTACCGGCGACGGCGACCGGGGGCGATGTCGAATAGTAATAGCCGGCGGGATTGTAGCGCATGCCCTGTTCGAGGTGCAGAACGCCCTGGTCGGCAAAACCGGTGCAGACCGTGCCGTTCGCGGCATCGAGCGCGATCAGGCGGGCGTCCGATGTCGGCAGATAGACGCGTTCGGCACAGGCGCTGCCGGCGGCCGCCGCCGGATCGGCCCAATAGGTGACGCCGCGGCAGGTCTGGTGCTGGCGGTCCGGGTTCAGACCCGAGTTCGAATCATATTTCCATTTCTGCCGGCCGGTCGCAGCATCGACCGCGATCGCCCAATTATGCGGCGTGCAGAGATAGAGCGTGTCCTTCACCTTCAGCGGCGTCACCTGATAGGTGGTTTCGCCGATATCCTCCGGCAGCTTGACGTCTCCTGTCTGGTACTGCCACGCGACCTTCAGAGTCGCGACGTTCTCCCGGTGGATCTGGGCGAGCGGCGAATAGCGCTGGCCGAACAGCGTGCGGCCGTAGTGATGCCACTCGCCGGCCGGCACATTGCCGCCGAGGTTGGGGTTGCCCGCCGCGACGTCAGCCGGCAGGTCGCCGCGAATGTCATGGACGTCCTGCGTCATCGAATAGAGCGCGACGCCGATCGCGACGAGGCTGGCGAGCGCAAGTGGCCAGGCGGCTGCGCTGTAGTGTTCGCCCGACGGGCTGATGAAACCGAGCGGCCGCCGGATCCATGGCGTAAGCAGCCAGAGGCCCAGCAGGATGATCACACCGCCGCGCGGACCAAGCTGCCACCAGTCAAGCCCGACCTCCCAGACGGCCCAGGTAAGCGAGCCGAGGACCATCAGCGTATAGACCCAGATCGCCGCCGCGCTCTTGCGGTAGAGCAGCAATGCGGTGAGCAGGAACGCCAAGCCGGTGATGATGTAGTATGGACTGCCGCCGAGCAGGACGAGCCTTGTCCCTCCCGCACCGAGCACGAGACCTATCAGTGCGAAGAAAAGGGCGGTCAGGACAATCGGCATGAATTCGAACTCCCAAATTGAAGAACGATACGGCGGCACCTTCGGCCCGCCGGGCCGCACGGAACGGCAGACGAAGAACGAGCGCGGATTTCGCGACAATTCTCCCTCGCAAATTGTGCGCCTCATCCACAGCATCATTTGCGAAGGTAACGCGACGCAGGTGCCTTTCAATGTTGCCGCCTTCGGCGCAAGCGCCTTTTGCATACGCCAGACGTCGCGGCAGGACTTTGATTCCCCGGGAGTATTTCAAATTGGCGGCCCATTGGGCCGCGGAGGCCGAGGCGGGGCTGCGGCTTGTCAGGTGCCGCAGAAGGTTTGCAGCACTTCTTCGCCAGGTTGCGGCGGCTCGGCAAAGGCGGCATGTGCCGGCTGATCATCGTAAGGTTTGGAGGTCACCTCGAGAATCGCTTCGAAAAGCGAGAAATCCGCATGTTCGGTCGCCGCTTCGATCGCCTGCTCGATGCGGTGGTTGCGCGGAATGAAGGCCGGATTGACGGCGCGCATCGCTGCCGCTCTTTCGACCGGCCCGGGAGCTTCGCGCTCGAGACGGCGGCGCCAGTCCCCAAGCCATGGCGACAGTGCCTCGGGCGCCTGGAAGAGCTTGGCAAGCTCGGCATCGGCGCCTGCGTCTTCCGCCGACGCAGCGAGCCTTCTGAAGGTGAGGGTGAAATCCGCGCCCCCTTTGTGCATCAGCGCCAGCAAAGCCTGCACCAGCTCCAGGTCACCCTCTTCCGCCGTTGAGAGCCCGATCTTGCGGCGCATGCCGTCGAGCCATTGGTTCTGGAAGATAGCGCCATACTCGCCGAGGGCGTCATTGGCGAGGTTCACCGCCACGTCTGCCGTCGGATCGAAGAGCGTCACGAGTGTTTCGGCGAGCCGGGCGAGATTCCACTGGCCGATGGCCGGCTGGTTGGCATAGGCGTAGCGGCCGAACTGGTCGATTGAACTGAAGACCTTTTTCGGATCGTAGGCATCCATGAAGGCGCAGGGACCGAAGTCGATCGTTTCGCCGGAAATCGTCATGTTGTCGGTGTTCATCACGCCGTGAATGAAGCCGATGTGCAGCCAGCGCGCGATCAACGCTGCCTGCCGCTCCGAGACTGCCCTGAGAAGGCCCAGATAAGGGTTCTCGTCTGCCTTCAGTTCGGGGTAGTGGCGGTCGATCACGTAGTCGGCCAGTGCCTTGACCGAGTCCATGTCGCCGCGTGCGGCGAAGAACTGGAACGTACCGACCCGGATATGGCTCGCCGCCACCCGGGTAAAGACGGCGCCGGGGAGGATCTGCTCGCGATAGACCGGCTGGCCGGTCACCGTCGCGGCAAGCGCGCGGGTGGTCGGCACGCCGAGCGCATGCATCGCCTCGCTGACGATATATTCGCGCAGCACAGGCCCGAGCGCTGCCCGGCCGTCGCCGCGGCGCGAATATGGGGTCTGGCCGGGTCCCTTGAGCTGGATGTCGCGGCGTTTTCCATCACGGTCGACGACTTCGCCCAGCAGGATGGCGCGGCCGTCGCCGAGTTGCGGGACGAAGGTGCCGAACTGGTGCCCGGCATAGGCCATGGCGAGCGGCTCCGCGCCCGCCGGGACCATGCTGCCGGAGAAGATCGCGGCGCCGTCGCGCTCGAGCGCTTCGAGATCGAGACACAGCTCTTCCGCGAGCGGCCGATTGAACTTGATCAGCCAGGGCTCGGCAACAGGTGTCGGCTCGACCCGGGCGTAGAAATTCCCAGGCAGTCGCGCATAGCTGTTGTCGAAGGGAAACGGGGCTGTCGCCGAGCCCGGTTGCGGCGGTATGGAATTCATCACACTCCAGCGGCCCTGCCTAGCAAATACCGGCCGCCCTTTCCCGACAAGTCTACACGAGCGATCCGGTTTTCGCGAGCGTCGGGAATACTGGGAGCTCCTGCTGCCACTACGGCGGAAGGAGCTCTTCCGGTGGTCAAGCGCTCAGTGCGGTCGCGGGCAGGCAGACCTCGCAGATCGCCGCGATGTGGCGATGGTCGGTGCCGCAGCAGCCGCCCAGCACACGCAAATGCGGCATGCGGCCTGTGAGCGAACGATAGCGCCGGGCGAGATCGCCGATGTCTCCTATGTCCAAGGTCTCGCTTTCGTCGAGTTCGGCATGGCTCTTGGTCGAGGCGTTGGCGCGAATGCCGCCGATCCGCCGCACCCATGGCTGGCGCTGATCGAGGCTGCTTTCGAAATGGCTCGGATGGGCGCAATTGACCATGTAGTAATGCGGATAGCCTTCCGTCTCTGCGTCCACCGTTTCGACGGCTTCCTGGAGAGAGCCGCCCGTTACCAGACGACCGTCGGTCTCGACGGTGAAGGAGATGGCGCAGGGCATGCCGTGTTTCCTGGCCGCTCTTGCGACGCCGATCGCCTCGTCGACATTCGTCATGGTCACCGCCGATACTATGTCGGCTTCGCTGCCGGCAAAGGCCGCGACCTGGGCGCTGTGATATTCCTCAGCTTCCTTCGCATTCATCAGGCCGGCCTTGTAGCCGTCGCCGCGCGGACCGATAACGCCGTTGAACACGATCGGGACCTGCGGCCGCTCGTACTGCGCCCGCAGTTCGGCAAGCAGGTGGGCGGCGTCCTGGTTGACCTGCCTGAGCGCCTCGGCGTCGTAGCCAAGTTTCGCGCCCCAGTCGGCATTGGCGCGCCACGTAGCCGTGTCGAGCACGAAACCGGTGTCGTGGAGCCGCGCGATCTCGAGATAGCGCGTGTAATAGCGCAACAGCTGCCGGCGGCCCTCCGGGGTCGACAGCAGGACGAAAGAGGCGAAGTGCGGCAGCTCGGCTCCTTCATGAAAGATCAGCGCCGTCTCCATGCCGCCGTCGCTGAGGAATGTGCCACCCCGTAAAAGCGGCAGGTCATGTCGATACTTGGCGATTTCGTATTGCATCGTTCCCTCCCTTTTGCGGACGCTCCGGCGCGAGGTCTGAGGAATTTCTGCCGTTTTATCATCTGCTAAACTAGCCGGCTTGCGGTACACTATGACCCAATAAGCCGCATAGCGATGTTACATCAGGAACTTGCCGTAAGATTCGAGGCGACAGGCGAATGGCTCGCCGTCCTTTCCAGAGAGAAAACTTTACCGGCGGTACAGGAGTGCACCATGCGAAAGGGCGAGGAAACGCGTGCCAAGATCCTGGATGCTGCCGAAGCCGCAGTGCTGGCAAAGGGTTTCGGTGGCACCTCGATCGACGAACTGATCGTCGAGACAGGCATCACCAAGAGCGGGTTCTTCTATCATTTTCGCGACAAGAACGAGCTCGCCAAGGCGCTGCTCGAGCGCTACATCGACAATGACGAGCGCATCTACGACGAGATTTTCGGCCGGGCGCGCGAACTTGCCGACGACCCGCTGCAGGCGTTCCTGATCGGATTGAAGCTGCTTGCAGAATTGCTCTCCGACTTGCCGAACGGCCATCCGGGCTGCCTGGTCGCCACGATGTGCACCCAGGAGCGCGCCTTCGACCGCGAGATCCAGGAGATGAACCGCCAGGCGGCGCTGATGTGGCGCCGGCGCTTCGCCGCCATGTTCCGGGACATCATGCAGGTCTATCGGCCGCGGGAAGCGCTGGATGCGGATCAGCTCGCCGACATGGTCTCGACCGTCCTCGAAGGCGGTATCGTACTCTCAAAAGCCTTGAAGGAGCCGAAAAGCCTGCCCGACCAGCTCCTTGTCTTCCGCAGTTTCGTGCGCTTGCTGTTCCAGCCCGCCGCGTAAGGCCGCGGGGCGGGTCACGCGCCTTCATCCTCGAGAACCGCGGCGAGTTCCGCCAGCTTGCATACGGTGTTGAGGTTGCGTGCCGTACCCGATTTTAGCGCCGGCAGTTTGAGCTTCGACCGACCCGATCCATTCGGATAGTGGATATAGATCTCCCGCCCGTCGATCTTCACTTCTTCTCCGTCCGGTGCGACGAGCTTGTCGAACGCGTCCGCGGCGGGTGCTTCCGGCAGGAATGTGACGAGCAGGAAATTCGGCTTCGCGTCTGGAAACGGCGCCTTTGCGACAATCGCCTCCAGGTCACCGCGGCTGCGCAGAATGACGCCCGGCGTCTTGCCCATCTTTACCGTCAGCGCTTCCTCGAGTCTCGTTTGAACCTCGCCTTCGGCAAGCTCGGAGCGGAAGAGCACGTTGCCGCTCTGGATGTAGGTCTTGACATCGGCAAAGCCGAGGCCCTCGCAGAGGGCCTTCAGCTCCGCCATGGGAAGCGTAGCGGTGCCGCCGACATTGACCGCCCTCAGCAGTGCGACATAGACCGGCACAGGCGGTCCTCCTACATCCTGCCGGCGACCTTGATGGCGAAAGCGTATTCGAACGCGATTTCCTCCAGCCGCTGAAAACGGCCCGAGGCGCCGCCATGCCCGGCATCCATGTTGGTCTTCAACAGGATCGGCTCGCTGCCGGTCGTCTTCTCGCGGAGCCTGGCGACCCATTTCGCCGGCTCCCAATAGGTGACGCGCGGATCGGTCAGGCCGCCGAGCGCCAGGATTGCCGGGTAAGGCTTAGCTTCCACATTGTCGTAGGGCGAGTAGCCGGCAATGATGTTGTAGAACTCGGCGCTCTCGATCGGATTGCCCCACTCCGGCCATTCCGGCGGCGTCAGCGGCAGCGTGTCGTCCAGCATGGTATTCAGGACGTCGACGAAGGGGACTGCCGCGATGATGCCCCGGAATTTCTCCGGTGCCATATTGGCGATTGCGCCCATCAGCATACCGCCCGCCGAGCCGCCCTCGGCGACGATGTTTGCGTAGGATGTGAACTTCTGCTGATTCAGATGGTCAGCCGCGGCGATGAAGTCCTTGAAAGTGTTGGACTTCTTCGCCATTTTTCCGTCTTCGTACCATTGAAAGCCCTTGTCCTTGCCGCCGCGGATATGGGCAATGGCATAGACGAAGCCGCGGTCGACGAGCGACAGGCAATTGGTGTTGAAGCCGGCCGGGATGGTGATGCCGTAAGCACCATAACCGTAGAGCAGGCACGGCGCCGAACCGTCGAGCGGTGTGTCCTTGCGATAGAGGAGCGTCAGCGGAACCGACGCACCATCCTCAGCCGGGGCGAAGACGCGGCGCGTGACGTAATCGTCCGGATCGTGGCCGGAGGGCACTTCCTGGGTCTTCAGGAGCGTGCGCTCGCGCGTCGCCATGTTGTAGTCGAAGAGCTGCGAGGGCGTCGTCATCGACGAATAGGAGAAGCGGATGACGTCGGTGTCGTATTCGGCCGCCCCCGAGAGCCCCAATGAATAGGCTTCCTCGGCAAAGGCGATCGCATGTTCTTCACCTGTCTTCCGGTCGCGGATGACGATCTCCGGCAGCCCCTCGCGGCGCTGCAGCCAAACGAGGTGACGGGCATAGGCCATGTGGCTGAGGATCAGCGTACCCGGGCGGTGCGCCACCACCTCACGCCAGTTTTCCTTCTGCGGCGCTTCCACCGGCGCTTCCATGATCTTGAAATCCTTGGCACCGTCGGCATTGGTGAGGATGTAGAAGACCTCGCCGCCCTCGGTCATGGAATATTCGAGACCGATGACGCGTTTCGCCACGATCTGCGGCTCGGCCGTCAGGTTCTTGGTCGAAAGCAGCCGGTATTCGCTCGTCTCATGATCATGGATGTCGATATAGATGAAGTCGTCGAGCAGCGATCCTCCGACAGACATGAAGAAGCCGGGGTCCGTTTCCTCGTAGACGAGCCGATCCTCGGACTGCGGCGTGCCGACGACGTGGTGGTAGATTCGCGACGGCCGGTGGTTCTCGTCAAGCACGGTGTAGAAGAAGCTCTGGCCGTCCGGTGCCCAGGCACCGCCGCCGCCGGTATTCTCGACTATGTCGGCCAGGTCCTCGCCGCTCGAAAGATCGCGCACCTTCAGCGTGAAATATTCCGATCCCTTGTCGTCGTAACCCCAGATGCCGCGGGCATGATCGCTCGAATGGTCGAGGCCGGCGATGCGGAAGTAAGCCTTGCCCTCAGCTTCCTTGTCGCCGTCGAGCAGCACCTGGCGGATCGTCTCGTCGCCCGCCGCTCCGTCGCGCGGGATGCGAAAATAGCGCGGATGCTCGCCGCCCTTCACATAGAACGTGCCATAGGCAAAGGCGCCGTCCTTCATCGGTACGGAGGAATCGTCCTCCTTGATGCGGCCGCGCATTTCGGCAAACAGCGCCTTCTGCAGATCCTTGGTGTCCGCCATCGCGGCGTTCATGTAGTCATTTTCCGCCTCGAGGTGCCGGCGAATTTCCGGATCGAGGGTCGACGGGTTCTTGAACATAGCCTGCCAGTTGTCGGCCCTCAGCCAGGCGTAGTCATCGGTCCGGCTGATGCCGTGGCGCGTATCCGTGAGCGGCTTCTTACGAGCGACGGGCGCGGCGGGCAGGTTTCTGAAAACGGACAAGGGTCTCTCCGGGATCTCTTCGGTGGGAGATCATGAGATAGAGAGCGTCCGGGCGGCGATCAAGCGGAAAGCGCCACCGGGCGCCGGCGGACAGAGCGACGGATTGCCAGCTAAGCTCAGGCTGCCGAAGCCGCGAGATTGAGGCCGATGCCCCACGGATCGGTGAGATGATGGATGCCGCCTTCCTCGCGCACGGGGATCTGGAGCTCGTCGAGCTTGCGAATTGCCGTCGCGAGCCTGTCGGTGTCCCGAAAGCGGATCGTGT
Protein-coding sequences here:
- a CDS encoding glucose/quinate/shikimate family membrane-bound PQQ-dependent dehydrogenase, with translation MPIVLTALFFALIGLVLGAGGTRLVLLGGSPYYIITGLAFLLTALLLYRKSAAAIWVYTLMVLGSLTWAVWEVGLDWWQLGPRGGVIILLGLWLLTPWIRRPLGFISPSGEHYSAAAWPLALASLVAIGVALYSMTQDVHDIRGDLPADVAAGNPNLGGNVPAGEWHHYGRTLFGQRYSPLAQIHRENVATLKVAWQYQTGDVKLPEDIGETTYQVTPLKVKDTLYLCTPHNWAIAVDAATGRQKWKYDSNSGLNPDRQHQTCRGVTYWADPAAAAGSACAERVYLPTSDARLIALDAANGTVCTGFADQGVLHLEQGMRYNPAGYYYSTSPPVAVAGKLIVGGAVNDNYSTQEQSGVIRAFDIKTGALIWNWDSGNPDQTAPLPPGQFYTTNSPNSWSVSSVDEALGLIYVPLGNQVPDQLGMGRSEHVEKYSSSIVALDINTGAVRWVRQTVHHDLWDMDVPAQPALLDITREDGSVVPALVGPTKQGDIYVLDRRSGEPIIPVEEVPAPGGAIAEDFTAPTQPVSGLTFMPPPLQERDMWGITMFDQLACRIEFLSLKYEGRYTPPSLEGTLVYPGNFGTFNWGSVAVDPERQVMFGMPTYLAFTSRLVPREEIPPKGEGEKGSEQGLNRNEGAPYGVYMGPFLGPLRIPCQAPPWGYVAGADLRTGKIAYKHKNGTVYDMTPLPLPFRLGVPGIGGPIITKGGVAFLGATVDNFLRAYDVTTGDQLWEARLPAGGQATPMTYMVGDKQYLLMVAGGHGSVGTKPGDYVIAYTLP
- a CDS encoding TetR/AcrR family transcriptional regulator, translated to MRKGEETRAKILDAAEAAVLAKGFGGTSIDELIVETGITKSGFFYHFRDKNELAKALLERYIDNDERIYDEIFGRARELADDPLQAFLIGLKLLAELLSDLPNGHPGCLVATMCTQERAFDREIQEMNRQAALMWRRRFAAMFRDIMQVYRPREALDADQLADMVSTVLEGGIVLSKALKEPKSLPDQLLVFRSFVRLLFQPAA
- a CDS encoding DUF1697 domain-containing protein gives rise to the protein MPVYVALLRAVNVGGTATLPMAELKALCEGLGFADVKTYIQSGNVLFRSELAEGEVQTRLEEALTVKMGKTPGVILRSRGDLEAIVAKAPFPDAKPNFLLVTFLPEAPAADAFDKLVAPDGEEVKIDGREIYIHYPNGSGRSKLKLPALKSGTARNLNTVCKLAELAAVLEDEGA
- a CDS encoding protein adenylyltransferase SelO, with product MNSIPPQPGSATAPFPFDNSYARLPGNFYARVEPTPVAEPWLIKFNRPLAEELCLDLEALERDGAAIFSGSMVPAGAEPLAMAYAGHQFGTFVPQLGDGRAILLGEVVDRDGKRRDIQLKGPGQTPYSRRGDGRAALGPVLREYIVSEAMHALGVPTTRALAATVTGQPVYREQILPGAVFTRVAASHIRVGTFQFFAARGDMDSVKALADYVIDRHYPELKADENPYLGLLRAVSERQAALIARWLHIGFIHGVMNTDNMTISGETIDFGPCAFMDAYDPKKVFSSIDQFGRYAYANQPAIGQWNLARLAETLVTLFDPTADVAVNLANDALGEYGAIFQNQWLDGMRRKIGLSTAEEGDLELVQALLALMHKGGADFTLTFRRLAASAEDAGADAELAKLFQAPEALSPWLGDWRRRLEREAPGPVERAAAMRAVNPAFIPRNHRIEQAIEAATEHADFSLFEAILEVTSKPYDDQPAHAAFAEPPQPGEEVLQTFCGT
- a CDS encoding S9 family peptidase — encoded protein: MSVFRNLPAAPVARKKPLTDTRHGISRTDDYAWLRADNWQAMFKNPSTLDPEIRRHLEAENDYMNAAMADTKDLQKALFAEMRGRIKEDDSSVPMKDGAFAYGTFYVKGGEHPRYFRIPRDGAAGDETIRQVLLDGDKEAEGKAYFRIAGLDHSSDHARGIWGYDDKGSEYFTLKVRDLSSGEDLADIVENTGGGGAWAPDGQSFFYTVLDENHRPSRIYHHVVGTPQSEDRLVYEETDPGFFMSVGGSLLDDFIYIDIHDHETSEYRLLSTKNLTAEPQIVAKRVIGLEYSMTEGGEVFYILTNADGAKDFKIMEAPVEAPQKENWREVVAHRPGTLILSHMAYARHLVWLQRREGLPEIVIRDRKTGEEHAIAFAEEAYSLGLSGAAEYDTDVIRFSYSSMTTPSQLFDYNMATRERTLLKTQEVPSGHDPDDYVTRRVFAPAEDGASVPLTLLYRKDTPLDGSAPCLLYGYGAYGITIPAGFNTNCLSLVDRGFVYAIAHIRGGKDKGFQWYEDGKMAKKSNTFKDFIAAADHLNQQKFTSYANIVAEGGSAGGMLMGAIANMAPEKFRGIIAAVPFVDVLNTMLDDTLPLTPPEWPEWGNPIESAEFYNIIAGYSPYDNVEAKPYPAILALGGLTDPRVTYWEPAKWVARLREKTTGSEPILLKTNMDAGHGGASGRFQRLEEIAFEYAFAIKVAGRM
- a CDS encoding homocysteine S-methyltransferase family protein; this translates as MAKYRHDLPLLRGGTFLSDGGMETALIFHEGAELPHFASFVLLSTPEGRRQLLRYYTRYLEIARLHDTGFVLDTATWRANADWGAKLGYDAEALRQVNQDAAHLLAELRAQYERPQVPIVFNGVIGPRGDGYKAGLMNAKEAEEYHSAQVAAFAGSEADIVSAVTMTNVDEAIGVARAARKHGMPCAISFTVETDGRLVTGGSLQEAVETVDAETEGYPHYYMVNCAHPSHFESSLDQRQPWVRRIGGIRANASTKSHAELDESETLDIGDIGDLARRYRSLTGRMPHLRVLGGCCGTDHRHIAAICEVCLPATALSA
- the bla gene encoding class A beta-lactamase, whose product is MSLLINRRNMLIGTAMLYPALALAGAARAATATGDDVTKLLAELEKRTGGRLGVAVLDTETNISFGHRETERFAMCSTFKALAAACVLARVDRGEEKLDRRITFGKDVLLPHSPVAEKHVGGNGMTVAELCDAAVTISDNAAANLMLESFGGPAGLTSWLRSIGDGTTRLDRTEPDLNEAKFGDPRDTTTPVAMLETIGKLAFGSVLAESSRRQLVEWMVANTTGDARLRAGLPKDWQIGDKTGTSSTGAVSDIGFAVPKGRGPILITVYTGEAKVEPAELNPLFAEVGKIVAGMV